Proteins from a single region of Amycolatopsis sp. CA-230715:
- a CDS encoding SWIM zinc finger family protein yields the protein MADTWFPKTRPRAVVGGLQARSKRGAIAQTWWSERFVGVLEDMGMGGRLERGRNYARRGQVISLDITAGSATASVQGSRATPYRVRIGITAFDKRDWAKAERALADNAWYAAKLLAGEMPEDIETVFTDLGLPLFPTGARDLSMDCSCPDFQVPCKHLAAAFYLLAETFDEDPFTILAWRGRTRDELLDNLRSARADTAPAGPTLPNTPAAFYGLQADLPTGTAPASEPAALLDQLPETTLTLRGLTLPDLLRPAYQALGDTAR from the coding sequence ATGGCTGACACGTGGTTTCCCAAGACTCGTCCGCGTGCGGTGGTCGGCGGTCTCCAAGCGCGCAGCAAGCGAGGCGCGATCGCGCAAACCTGGTGGTCAGAGCGCTTCGTCGGGGTGCTCGAAGACATGGGCATGGGCGGCAGGCTCGAACGCGGCCGCAACTACGCCCGCCGGGGCCAGGTGATCTCCCTGGACATCACCGCGGGTTCCGCGACCGCGAGCGTCCAAGGTAGCCGGGCCACCCCGTACCGGGTCCGCATCGGCATCACCGCCTTCGACAAACGCGATTGGGCGAAAGCCGAACGCGCACTGGCCGACAACGCTTGGTACGCGGCCAAACTCCTCGCGGGCGAGATGCCCGAAGACATCGAAACCGTCTTCACCGACCTCGGCCTTCCGCTCTTCCCGACGGGCGCCCGCGACCTGTCCATGGACTGCTCCTGCCCGGATTTCCAGGTCCCCTGCAAACACCTGGCCGCCGCCTTCTACCTGCTGGCCGAAACCTTTGATGAAGATCCCTTCACCATCCTCGCCTGGCGCGGCCGCACCCGCGACGAACTCCTCGACAACCTGCGATCCGCCCGAGCCGACACCGCGCCCGCGGGCCCCACCCTGCCGAACACGCCAGCCGCCTTCTACGGCCTGCAAGCCGATCTTCCCACCGGCACCGCACCAGCCAGCGAGCCCGCGGCCCTGCTGGACCAACTCCCCGAAACCACCCTCACCCTGCGCGGCCTCACCCTCCCCGACCTGCTGCGCCCCGCCTACCAAGCCCTCGGCGACACCGCGCGCTGA
- a CDS encoding IS1096 element passenger TnpR family protein, whose amino-acid sequence MTTAVTKLARSCEAVDQIHRIVAWVGDGKPVTPKGVLRPAELRRASEATGVPIPAKFRSAADVPRWHRLWSAAIATDLISLEMDAAKAGAPQEFIPETWLTAFTAALAANFDDEEGVAALHVGRAVLTALASGRVKTFEELAHRVWHDLRTDYHLDVGRLWSSMAYEESAAPQLTELLAEFGVTAGPWKLSELGKWALAEFVRRGDDLVAKEPYVAPGRVCQLKITLMDVSPACWRRVLVPSTTTLGELHWVLQAALRWDNDHLHGFTVGTRHYGDPAFDRSDEYETTVGEAFTRARQRISYTYDFGDNWRHDIQLERTLDIDEALTYPLCIAGKGPVPVEDSDHRTIPFDQADINRRLSSIPVEEDAPFDAVIEQIVVDAYGEEEQIGSFLTVLDDVLTFPAEASVLGHPVTVLELRYEDLLRGPFAVCQNSHGTGEITLTDVCFPPDTTAAWVHAAYRHFLGADPFPATARPDWHWPPD is encoded by the coding sequence GTGACCACCGCCGTGACGAAGCTTGCCCGGAGCTGCGAGGCCGTCGACCAGATCCACCGGATCGTGGCCTGGGTTGGCGACGGCAAACCGGTGACCCCCAAGGGGGTGCTACGCCCGGCCGAACTCCGGCGCGCGAGCGAAGCCACCGGTGTGCCGATCCCGGCGAAGTTCCGCTCGGCCGCGGACGTACCTCGCTGGCACCGTCTGTGGTCGGCCGCCATCGCGACGGACCTGATCTCGCTCGAAATGGACGCAGCGAAAGCTGGTGCGCCGCAGGAGTTCATCCCGGAAACGTGGCTGACCGCGTTCACCGCCGCGCTCGCCGCGAACTTCGACGACGAGGAAGGCGTGGCCGCCTTGCACGTCGGCCGTGCCGTGCTGACCGCGCTCGCGTCCGGCAGGGTCAAGACCTTCGAGGAGCTGGCTCATCGCGTCTGGCACGACCTTCGTACGGACTACCACCTTGACGTTGGGCGGCTGTGGTCCTCGATGGCATACGAGGAATCGGCCGCACCGCAGCTGACCGAGCTGCTCGCCGAATTCGGCGTGACCGCCGGCCCGTGGAAGCTCAGCGAACTCGGCAAATGGGCTCTTGCCGAATTCGTCCGCCGCGGTGACGACCTCGTCGCGAAGGAGCCTTATGTGGCCCCCGGCCGCGTCTGCCAGCTCAAGATCACGCTGATGGACGTGAGCCCGGCCTGCTGGCGGCGCGTTCTCGTCCCATCGACCACGACCCTCGGCGAGTTGCACTGGGTGCTCCAGGCCGCCCTGCGCTGGGACAACGACCACCTGCACGGCTTCACGGTAGGCACCCGGCACTACGGCGACCCCGCTTTCGACAGGAGCGACGAGTACGAAACCACGGTCGGCGAAGCATTCACGCGCGCTCGCCAGCGCATCAGCTACACCTACGACTTCGGCGACAACTGGCGCCACGACATCCAATTGGAACGAACGCTCGACATCGACGAAGCGCTCACCTACCCCCTCTGCATAGCAGGCAAGGGACCCGTGCCCGTCGAGGACTCCGACCACCGCACGATCCCGTTCGACCAAGCCGACATCAATCGCCGTCTCAGCTCGATCCCGGTCGAAGAAGATGCGCCCTTCGACGCCGTGATCGAGCAGATCGTCGTCGACGCCTACGGCGAGGAGGAACAGATCGGCTCGTTCCTCACCGTCCTCGACGACGTACTCACGTTTCCCGCGGAAGCCAGTGTGCTCGGACATCCGGTCACGGTGCTGGAACTCCGCTACGAGGATTTGCTACGCGGGCCGTTCGCCGTATGTCAGAACTCCCACGGCACGGGTGAAATAACCCTGACCGACGTCTGCTTCCCGCCCGACACGACCGCGGCATGGGTGCACGCGGCCTACCGCCACTTCCTCGGCGCCGACCCCTTCCCCGCGACAGCCCGCCCCGACTGGCACTGGCCACCGGACTGA
- a CDS encoding DUF7711 family protein translates to MKWQTVIKKLRVLAEACETTKRPPSEEPFLLEAYVFGEVVEGVEPVDWVEVTFVLNLPAAEVPWASTPRGTAWLVDVLRLDKGGFGYSWRSKEGPVGNHHIRGPVRFWSVDGPDEEVLRALAERRFDDLPRSVPEPGEVRRQAAEELRASLAQLREMRDGYWEREWRREHRGLGRYPENYLWEAVDGYLDLLDAAGDQH, encoded by the coding sequence ATGAAGTGGCAAACGGTGATCAAGAAGTTGCGGGTGCTGGCCGAGGCGTGCGAGACGACGAAGCGGCCGCCGTCGGAGGAGCCGTTTCTCCTTGAGGCGTATGTGTTCGGCGAGGTGGTGGAGGGTGTTGAGCCGGTGGACTGGGTGGAGGTCACGTTCGTGCTGAACCTTCCGGCGGCGGAGGTTCCCTGGGCGTCGACGCCGCGCGGGACGGCTTGGCTGGTCGATGTGCTGCGGCTGGACAAAGGTGGGTTCGGGTACTCGTGGCGGTCGAAGGAGGGGCCGGTCGGGAACCATCACATCCGCGGGCCGGTGCGGTTCTGGTCTGTGGACGGCCCGGACGAAGAGGTGCTGCGGGCGTTGGCGGAGCGCCGGTTCGACGATCTTCCGCGGTCGGTGCCGGAGCCGGGCGAGGTACGGCGGCAGGCGGCCGAGGAGCTTCGCGCGTCGCTCGCACAGTTGCGCGAGATGCGCGACGGGTACTGGGAGCGCGAGTGGCGGCGGGAGCACCGCGGGCTCGGGCGGTATCCGGAGAACTACCTGTGGGAAGCGGTCGACGGGTACCTCGACCTGCTCGACGCGGCGGGCGATCAGCACTGA